One segment of Pantoea sp. Lij88 DNA contains the following:
- a CDS encoding DUF1418 family protein, which translates to MQSVARLPRFVVVLEAAGGLLILGALLLINHWLPLPGLADVKTLATLLFIAGVVLMLPAAWLLMWRTAKAIAPQLFNQIDKKR; encoded by the coding sequence ATGCAGAGTGTGGCCAGATTACCCCGGTTTGTGGTGGTGCTGGAGGCGGCAGGTGGCCTGTTGATCCTGGGCGCGTTGCTGCTGATCAACCACTGGCTTCCGCTACCCGGTCTGGCTGATGTCAAGACCCTGGCGACTTTGCTCTTCATCGCTGGCGTGGTTCTGATGCTGCCTGCTGCCTGGCTGTTAATGTGGCGCACCGCGAAAGCGATCGCGCCACAGCTGTTCAATCAGATTGATAAAAAAAGATAA
- the potG gene encoding putrescine ABC transporter ATP-binding subunit PotG, giving the protein MNDAIPRPQNKTAKALTPLLEIRNLTKSFDGQHAVDDVSLTIYKGEIFALLGASGCGKSTLLRMLAGFEPPTSGQIVLDGQDLSHVAPYQRPINMMFQSYALFPHMTVEQNIAFGLKQDRLPKGEINSRVAEMLALVHMQEFAKRKPHQLSGGQRQRVALARSLAKRPKLLLLDEPMGALDKKLRDRMQLEVVDILERVGATCVMVTHDQEEAMTMAGRIAIMNRGKFVQIGEPEEIYEHPTSRYSAEFIGSVNVFEGLLRERQADGLVIDSPGLMHPLKVDSDVSVVDNVPVHVALRPEKVMLCDEVPADGFNFAVGEVVHIAYLGDLSIFHVRLHSGQMISAQLQNAHRYRKGLPTWGDEVRLCWESDSCVVLTV; this is encoded by the coding sequence GTGAACGATGCCATTCCCCGTCCTCAAAATAAAACCGCAAAGGCGTTAACGCCGCTGCTGGAAATTCGCAATCTGACCAAATCCTTTGACGGCCAGCACGCCGTGGATGATGTCAGTCTGACCATTTATAAAGGTGAAATCTTTGCCCTGCTGGGCGCGTCAGGCTGTGGCAAATCCACGCTGCTGCGCATGCTGGCCGGTTTTGAACCGCCAACCAGCGGCCAGATTGTGCTGGATGGTCAGGACCTGTCGCACGTTGCCCCTTATCAGCGCCCGATCAACATGATGTTCCAGTCCTACGCGCTGTTTCCGCACATGACGGTGGAGCAGAATATCGCCTTTGGTCTGAAGCAGGATCGGCTGCCGAAAGGGGAGATCAACAGTCGGGTTGCCGAAATGCTGGCACTGGTGCATATGCAGGAGTTTGCTAAACGCAAACCGCATCAGCTCTCCGGTGGTCAGCGTCAGCGCGTGGCGCTGGCCCGCAGCCTGGCGAAACGGCCAAAACTGCTGCTGCTCGATGAGCCGATGGGCGCACTGGATAAGAAGCTGCGCGACAGGATGCAGCTGGAAGTGGTCGATATTCTGGAGCGCGTGGGCGCCACCTGCGTGATGGTGACGCACGACCAGGAAGAGGCGATGACCATGGCAGGCCGTATCGCGATTATGAATCGCGGCAAGTTCGTGCAGATTGGCGAGCCGGAGGAGATTTACGAGCATCCGACCAGCCGCTACAGCGCGGAGTTTATCGGGTCGGTTAACGTCTTCGAAGGCTTACTGCGTGAACGTCAGGCGGATGGCCTGGTGATCGACAGTCCCGGCCTGATGCATCCGCTGAAAGTCGACTCCGATGTTTCGGTGGTCGATAACGTGCCGGTGCATGTCGCGCTGCGTCCGGAAAAAGTGATGCTGTGCGATGAAGTGCCCGCCGATGGCTTTAACTTTGCGGTGGGTGAAGTGGTTCACATCGCCTATCTCGGCGACCTCTCTATCTTCCATGTCCGTCTGCACAGCGGACAGATGATCAGCGCACAGTTGCAAAACGCGCATCGCTACCGCAAAGGGTTGCCGACCTGGGGCGATGAAGTCCGCCTCTGCTGGGAAAGCGACAGCTGCGTGGTGTTGACAGTTTAA
- a CDS encoding YbjO family protein — MSEIFKSSATLSGAPVPVTVAGIAIIATRCLSVLMLANELGYSELANFVHRSAQSWDATLIFIASQLIFLFELRCAFTLMRGSNRGRWGYAATQGVVLIYMLFASLGGIYPEIFSIDGDNNVQIIHHTLSQKIPDLVVLMLLFLPASSRAFFRKR, encoded by the coding sequence ATGTCAGAAATCTTCAAAAGCAGCGCCACGCTCTCAGGCGCACCGGTTCCGGTGACGGTTGCGGGCATTGCTATTATCGCGACCCGCTGCCTGAGCGTTCTGATGCTGGCAAACGAGCTGGGTTACAGCGAACTCGCCAACTTTGTGCACCGCAGCGCCCAGTCCTGGGACGCTACGCTCATCTTTATCGCCAGCCAGCTGATCTTCCTGTTTGAACTGCGTTGCGCCTTTACCCTGATGCGCGGCAGCAACCGCGGCCGCTGGGGCTATGCGGCGACGCAGGGGGTTGTGCTGATCTATATGCTGTTCGCCTCGCTGGGCGGAATCTACCCGGAGATTTTCAGCATCGATGGCGACAACAACGTCCAGATTATCCACCACACCCTGTCGCAGAAAATCCCCGATCTGGTGGTGCTGATGCTGCTGTTTCTGCCCGCCAGCAGCCGCGCTTTTTTCAGAAAGCGATGA
- the potF gene encoding spermidine/putrescine ABC transporter substrate-binding protein PotF — MFNSRQKWLSAVVAAALMAASASSMAEDKTLHVYNWSDYISPDTVPNFEKQSGIKVVYDVFDSNEVLEGKLMAGSTGYDVVVPSSSFLARQLQSGVFQPLDKSKLPNYKNLDPALMEKVAQHDPGNKYAIPYLWGTTGIGYNIDKVKAALGADAPVNSWDLVLKPENLEKLKSCGVSFLDAPEEIFATVLNYLGKDPNSSDAKEYSGAATDLLLKLRPNIRYFHSSQYINDLANGNICVAIGWSGDILQAKNRADAAKNGVHLGYSVPKEGALAFFDMMAIPKDAKNLDGAYAWLNYIMDPKVIADVSNKMNYANGNKASLPLINADVRNNPGIFPTPEAMSKLFVLKVQDPKLDRVRTRAWTKVKSGK, encoded by the coding sequence ATGTTCAACTCACGTCAGAAATGGCTGTCAGCTGTGGTAGCTGCTGCGCTGATGGCCGCGTCGGCCAGCAGCATGGCGGAAGATAAAACGCTGCACGTCTACAACTGGTCCGATTATATTTCGCCAGATACCGTGCCGAACTTTGAAAAGCAGTCCGGCATCAAAGTGGTCTACGATGTGTTTGACTCTAACGAAGTGCTGGAAGGCAAACTGATGGCGGGCAGCACCGGCTATGACGTGGTGGTGCCATCCTCCAGCTTCCTGGCGCGTCAGCTGCAGTCCGGGGTATTCCAGCCGCTGGATAAGAGCAAACTGCCAAACTACAAAAACCTCGATCCGGCGCTGATGGAAAAAGTGGCGCAGCACGATCCGGGTAACAAATATGCCATTCCGTATCTGTGGGGCACCACCGGTATCGGCTATAACATCGACAAGGTCAAAGCCGCACTGGGCGCCGATGCGCCGGTCAACAGCTGGGATCTGGTGCTGAAGCCGGAAAACCTGGAGAAGCTGAAAAGCTGTGGCGTCTCCTTCCTGGATGCACCGGAAGAGATTTTCGCCACGGTCCTCAACTATCTGGGCAAAGATCCTAACAGTTCGGATGCCAAAGAGTATTCCGGCGCGGCCACTGACCTGCTGCTGAAACTGCGTCCGAATATCCGCTACTTCCATTCGTCGCAGTACATTAACGATCTGGCCAACGGCAACATCTGCGTCGCTATCGGCTGGTCGGGCGATATTCTGCAGGCGAAAAACCGTGCCGATGCAGCGAAAAATGGCGTGCATCTGGGCTACAGCGTGCCGAAAGAGGGCGCACTGGCGTTCTTCGATATGATGGCGATCCCGAAAGATGCCAAAAACCTCGACGGCGCTTACGCCTGGCTCAACTACATCATGGATCCAAAAGTGATCGCAGATGTCTCCAACAAAATGAACTACGCCAACGGCAACAAAGCGTCGCTGCCGCTGATCAATGCCGACGTCCGCAACAACCCGGGTATCTTCCCGACGCCAGAAGCGATGTCGAAATTGTTCGTGCTGAAAGTCCAGGATCCGAAACTGGATCGTGTGCGTACGCGCGCATGGACTAAAGTAAAAAGTGGTAAGTAG
- a CDS encoding GrxA family glutaredoxin, translated as MIAVIFGRPGCPYCVRAHELADKLTAERDDFSYQYVDINAEGITKADLEASAGKPVSTVPQIFVDEKHIGGYTEFAAWTKENLGFVA; from the coding sequence ATGATTGCTGTTATTTTTGGTCGTCCGGGCTGTCCCTACTGTGTCCGTGCCCACGAACTGGCCGACAAACTGACCGCTGAGCGCGATGATTTTAGCTATCAGTATGTCGATATTAATGCAGAAGGCATTACTAAGGCCGACCTGGAAGCGAGCGCCGGTAAACCGGTCAGCACCGTGCCGCAGATTTTCGTGGACGAAAAACACATCGGTGGCTACACCGAGTTTGCTGCCTGGACCAAAGAGAATCTGGGATTTGTCGCGTAA
- the potH gene encoding putrescine ABC transporter permease PotH → MSQIFQRAKAPARLVGTPLQRWATRVKMQHGRKLVIALPYVWLVLLFLLPFLTVLKISFADIARAIPPYTELVTWADDQFSIVLNFGNYLTLTDDPLYIDAYLQSLKVAAISTVICLLIGYPLAWAVAHSKPSMRTILLLLVILPSWTSFLVRVYAWMGLLNNNGILNRFLLWLGVIDHPLVILYTNTAVYIGIVYCYLPFMVLPIYTALTRIDYSLVEASLDLGARPLKTFFSVIVPLTKGGIIAGSMLVFIPAVGEYVIPELLGGPDSIMIGRILWQEFFNNRDWPVASALAVIILLILILPIIWFHKHQNREMGEKA, encoded by the coding sequence ATGAGCCAGATTTTCCAACGCGCCAAAGCGCCCGCCCGCCTGGTCGGCACGCCACTGCAGCGCTGGGCCACGCGGGTAAAAATGCAGCATGGCCGCAAGCTGGTGATCGCACTGCCTTATGTCTGGCTGGTGCTGTTATTCCTGCTGCCGTTTCTGACGGTGCTGAAGATCAGCTTCGCGGACATTGCGCGTGCGATTCCCCCTTACACTGAGCTGGTGACCTGGGCAGATGACCAGTTCAGCATTGTGCTCAATTTCGGCAACTACCTGACGCTGACCGACGACCCGCTCTACATCGACGCCTATCTGCAGTCGCTGAAAGTGGCGGCGATCTCCACGGTAATCTGTCTGCTGATTGGCTATCCGCTCGCCTGGGCCGTGGCGCACAGCAAGCCGTCGATGCGCACTATTCTGCTGCTGCTGGTGATCCTGCCGTCGTGGACCTCGTTTCTGGTGCGCGTTTACGCCTGGATGGGGCTGCTGAACAACAACGGTATTCTGAACCGCTTCCTGTTATGGCTGGGCGTAATCGATCATCCGCTGGTGATCCTCTACACCAACACCGCGGTCTATATCGGTATCGTCTACTGCTATCTGCCATTTATGGTGTTGCCGATCTACACCGCGCTGACCCGTATCGATTACTCGCTGGTGGAAGCCTCACTGGATCTGGGTGCGCGTCCGCTCAAGACCTTTTTCAGCGTGATTGTGCCGCTCACCAAAGGCGGCATTATCGCCGGGTCGATGCTGGTGTTTATTCCGGCGGTGGGGGAGTACGTAATTCCTGAACTGCTGGGTGGCCCGGACAGCATCATGATTGGCCGTATCCTGTGGCAGGAGTTCTTTAATAACCGCGACTGGCCGGTGGCTTCCGCGCTGGCGGTGATTATTCTGCTGATCCTGATTCTGCCGATCATCTGGTTCCATAAGCATCAAAACCGTGAAATGGGAGAGAAGGCATGA
- the ybjM gene encoding inner membrane protein YbjM encodes MPQRSYLWTTRLCGVVLYSLVFVFTCHFWQVGPGPLRGQPELLLFMLPGIVMALMQVESPLKSTLLMGLWGTLLAALLLNNSLFIHSSGFFLVAWSLSALFWAGCGALLVRLMQIVMASIN; translated from the coding sequence ATGCCGCAGCGTTCTTATCTCTGGACTACCCGCCTGTGCGGCGTGGTGTTGTATAGTCTGGTGTTTGTTTTTACCTGTCATTTCTGGCAGGTCGGTCCCGGCCCGCTTCGGGGTCAGCCCGAACTCCTGCTCTTTATGTTGCCCGGTATTGTGATGGCGTTGATGCAGGTGGAAAGCCCGTTAAAAAGCACGCTGCTGATGGGACTCTGGGGAACGTTACTGGCAGCATTGCTGTTAAATAACAGCCTGTTTATTCACAGCAGCGGATTCTTTTTAGTCGCCTGGAGCCTGAGTGCGCTGTTCTGGGCAGGATGCGGAGCGTTGCTGGTGCGGTTGATGCAGATTGTGATGGCATCAATCAACTAA
- a CDS encoding YbjN domain-containing protein, whose protein sequence is MDSLVVPDIDLLRRWLDQQNITWFECDACQALHLPHMQNFDGVFDAKIDLVDNVILFSALAEVKPTALIPLVGDLSQINASSLTVKAFIDIQDDNLPKLIVCQSMITTAGLTFGQFSHFMKQSEEQISMVILEAFANNLLIVGEEEEYVPVTSVHSVLH, encoded by the coding sequence ATGGATTCTCTTGTCGTTCCGGATATCGACCTGCTGCGTCGCTGGCTGGATCAGCAAAATATCACCTGGTTCGAATGCGATGCCTGTCAGGCACTTCATCTGCCGCACATGCAAAACTTCGATGGGGTGTTTGACGCCAAAATCGATCTGGTCGACAACGTCATTCTGTTTTCGGCGCTGGCTGAAGTGAAGCCGACGGCGCTGATTCCGCTGGTTGGCGATTTGTCGCAAATCAATGCCAGCTCACTGACGGTGAAAGCATTTATCGACATTCAGGATGATAATCTGCCGAAACTCATTGTCTGTCAGTCAATGATTACGACCGCCGGATTAACCTTTGGTCAGTTCTCACACTTTATGAAACAGAGTGAAGAGCAGATCTCCATGGTGATCCTGGAAGCCTTTGCCAACAATCTGCTGATTGTGGGTGAAGAAGAAGAGTACGTTCCGGTGACCAGCGTCCATTCTGTGCTGCACTAG
- the rimK gene encoding 30S ribosomal protein S6--L-glutamate ligase encodes MKIAILSRDETLYSSRRLRDEAAARGHEVQIIDPLSCYMNINTASPAVHYCGEPLGHFDAVIPRIGNAITFYGTAVLRQFEMCGSYPLNESAAITRTRDKLRSLQLLAREGIDMPVTGFASSPDDTDDLIAMVGGAPLVVKLVEGTQGIGVVLAETRQAAESVIDAFRGLNAHILVQEFIKEAQGRDVRCLVIGNQVVAAIERVAKEGDFRSNLHRGGKAYPVVITPQERQMAVKAAATLGLEVAGVDILRAHRGPLVMEVNASPGLEGIETSSDLNLAALMIERIEQQAIPGLRPKTAG; translated from the coding sequence GTGAAGATAGCTATCCTGTCACGTGATGAGACGCTCTACTCCAGTCGACGATTGCGTGATGAGGCCGCCGCGCGCGGCCACGAGGTGCAAATCATCGATCCGCTCTCCTGCTATATGAACATCAATACCGCCTCACCGGCGGTTCACTATTGCGGTGAACCGCTGGGCCATTTCGATGCTGTTATCCCCCGTATCGGCAACGCCATTACCTTTTATGGCACGGCAGTGTTGCGACAGTTTGAGATGTGCGGCAGCTATCCCCTGAATGAGTCCGCCGCCATTACCCGCACCCGGGATAAATTGCGCTCGCTGCAGCTGCTGGCACGTGAAGGCATCGATATGCCGGTCACCGGCTTTGCCTCCTCGCCCGATGACACTGACGATCTGATCGCCATGGTCGGCGGTGCGCCGCTGGTGGTCAAGCTGGTGGAAGGCACCCAGGGCATTGGCGTGGTGCTGGCGGAAACGCGTCAGGCGGCAGAAAGCGTTATTGATGCTTTTCGCGGCCTGAATGCGCATATTCTGGTGCAGGAATTTATTAAAGAAGCACAAGGGCGTGATGTGCGCTGTCTGGTGATTGGCAATCAGGTGGTGGCAGCGATTGAGCGGGTCGCGAAAGAGGGCGATTTTCGCTCTAACCTGCATCGCGGCGGCAAAGCGTATCCGGTGGTGATTACGCCGCAGGAGCGGCAGATGGCCGTGAAAGCCGCCGCCACGCTGGGGCTGGAAGTGGCCGGTGTCGATATTCTGCGCGCCCATCGCGGCCCGCTGGTGATGGAAGTGAACGCCTCGCCCGGTCTGGAAGGCATTGAAACCAGCAGTGACCTTAACCTCGCCGCGCTGATGATTGAGCGGATTGAGCAGCAGGCCATCCCCGGGCTCCGTCCTAAAACCGCTGGCTGA
- the potI gene encoding putrescine ABC transporter permease PotI has product MNNLPTIRSPWRTGILICCFLFLYAPMLLLVVYSFNSSPLVTVWESVSFHWYRVLFQDSAMIDAVLLSLSIAGLSATMAVVLGTLAAVIIVRFGRFRGHNGFAFMLTAPLVMPDVITGLSLLLLFVAMGNAFGWPSERGMLTIWLAHVTFCTAYVAVVINSRLRELDRSIEEAAMDLGATPLKVFFVITVPMIAPAIVTGWLLAFTLSLDDLVIASFVTGPGATTLPMAIFATVRRGVNPEINALASLILFVVGLVGFIAWRFMAHEEKQRLSDIQKAKRG; this is encoded by the coding sequence ATGAATAATTTGCCAACCATCCGCTCGCCCTGGCGTACCGGCATTCTGATCTGCTGCTTCCTGTTCCTCTACGCGCCGATGCTGCTGCTGGTGGTCTACTCCTTCAACAGCTCCCCGCTGGTGACGGTGTGGGAGAGCGTCTCGTTCCACTGGTACAGGGTACTGTTCCAGGACAGCGCGATGATCGACGCGGTGTTGCTGAGTCTGAGCATCGCCGGGCTTTCGGCCACCATGGCAGTGGTGTTGGGCACGCTGGCGGCGGTGATTATCGTGCGCTTTGGTCGCTTTCGCGGGCACAACGGTTTTGCTTTTATGCTGACCGCGCCGCTGGTGATGCCTGATGTCATCACCGGACTGTCGCTGCTGCTGCTGTTTGTCGCCATGGGCAACGCCTTTGGCTGGCCGAGCGAACGCGGCATGCTGACCATCTGGCTGGCGCACGTCACCTTCTGTACCGCCTATGTGGCAGTGGTGATTAACTCGCGTCTGCGTGAACTGGACCGCTCAATCGAAGAGGCGGCGATGGATTTAGGCGCGACGCCGCTGAAGGTCTTTTTCGTGATTACCGTGCCGATGATTGCGCCGGCCATTGTCACCGGCTGGCTGCTGGCGTTTACCCTGTCACTCGACGATCTGGTGATCGCCAGCTTTGTGACCGGGCCAGGCGCCACCACGTTGCCGATGGCGATCTTCGCCACCGTGCGTCGTGGTGTAAACCCGGAAATCAACGCGCTGGCCTCATTGATCCTGTTTGTGGTCGGTTTAGTCGGTTTTATCGCCTGGCGGTTCATGGCACACGAAGAAAAACAGCGTTTAAGCGATATTCAGAAAGCTAAACGTGGCTGA
- the nfsA gene encoding oxygen-insensitive NADPH nitroreductase — MTPTIDLLCSHRSIRAFTDQPVSEAQREAIINSAQSASTSSFLQCSSIIRITDKALRDKLVTLTGGQTWVADAPEFWVFCADFNRHLQICPDAQLGRAEQLLLGCVDTALMGQNAMVAAESLDLGGVFIGGIRNSIAEVTELLGLPKFVLPLFGFCLGHPESKPDVKPRMPHAMLVHENRYQPLDPVVLAEYDSRTELYYQQRDSNQRSETWSELIQRLIIKETRPFMLDYLHQQGWATR; from the coding sequence ATGACACCGACCATTGATTTACTGTGCAGCCACCGTTCGATCCGCGCCTTTACTGACCAGCCGGTCAGCGAAGCCCAGCGTGAAGCGATTATTAATTCGGCGCAATCGGCGTCCACATCCAGCTTTTTACAGTGTTCTTCTATTATTCGTATCACCGACAAAGCGCTGCGTGACAAGCTGGTGACGCTGACGGGCGGACAGACATGGGTCGCAGATGCGCCTGAGTTCTGGGTTTTCTGCGCCGACTTTAATCGCCACCTGCAGATTTGCCCGGATGCGCAGCTGGGCCGTGCCGAGCAATTGCTGCTGGGCTGCGTCGACACCGCGCTGATGGGACAGAATGCCATGGTCGCCGCGGAATCGCTGGATCTGGGCGGCGTCTTTATCGGCGGCATTCGTAACAGCATTGCGGAAGTGACCGAACTGCTGGGTCTGCCGAAATTTGTGCTGCCGCTGTTTGGTTTCTGCCTGGGGCATCCGGAATCAAAGCCGGACGTCAAACCGCGTATGCCGCATGCGATGCTGGTGCATGAAAATCGCTATCAGCCACTGGATCCTGTGGTGCTGGCAGAATACGATAGCCGCACGGAACTCTATTACCAGCAGCGCGACAGCAACCAGCGTAGCGAAACCTGGAGCGAGCTGATTCAGCGGCTGATCATTAAAGAGACGCGTCCGTTTATGCTCGATTATCTGCATCAGCAGGGCTGGGCCACGCGTTAA